The Argentina anserina chromosome 3, drPotAnse1.1, whole genome shotgun sequence genome includes a region encoding these proteins:
- the LOC126787930 gene encoding probable folate-biopterin transporter 4 codes for MKEWLKRLRAAFGASFLWLVCLIYFTQGFRSFVFTAVSYQLKDTLKLSPSSSQFVFSVAFFPWSIKPLYGILSDCIPIKGRKRVPYLVIATVLSLVPWPILGLNAMSRSSMWLLMTFLTVQNLGSAMADVVVDAMIAEAVRHERASFAGDLQSISWLAMAFGGICGSLTGGFALSNFPIHIIFLLFSILPSIQLLSCGLVEENSVDSKAFPEYSKLKSSHEVNGNGKSSFPFEDSFSEKESNVSITRRKKSTKGSKKKRVLRKVQVSGKVDSLASRWFQSLKAATFSLCRAFKQPIILRPMAWFFLAHVSIPNLSTVMFYYQTEFLDLEASFLGTARVVGWLGLMLGTFVYNRYLKRMKLRRILMWSQLGLAFMTLLDIVLVSRVNLTFGISDKIMVLCGSALSDAVNQFKFMPFLILSGQLCPPGIEGTLFALFMSINNLGSTLGSFVGAGLASVLSISSGSFDNLLLGIVIQVLCIFIPIAFLFLIPKEATGIEA; via the exons ATGAAAGAATGGCTGAAAAGATTACGAGCCGCATTCGGCGCCTCATTTCTGTGGCTCGTGTGCCTCATTTACTTCACCCAG GGCTTTAGATCCTTTGTTTTCACTGCAGTTTCGTATCAGCTGAAAGATACGCTCAAGTTGTCGCCTTCGTCTTCGCAGTTTGTGTTTTCGGTAGCCTTCTTCCCGTGGAGCATCAAACCGTTGTATGG AATTTTGTCTGATTGTATTCCAATAAAAGGACGGAAAAGGGTTCCATACTTGGTGATAGCAACTGTGCTCTCTCTTGTCCCATGGCCTATTCTCGGACTAAATGCAATGTCGAGGAGTTCCATGTGGCTCCTCATGACCTTCTTAACAGTCCAGAACCTGGGCTCGGCCATGGCTGATGTAGTAGTTGATGCAATGATTGCTGAGGCAGTAAGACATGAGCG GGCTTCATTTGCTGGAGATCTCCAGTCAATATCGTGGTTGGCAATGGCTTTTGGCGGCATATGTGGGAGTTTGACAGGAGGATTTGCATTGTCCAACTTTCCTAttcatattatttttcttcttttttctataCTACCATCCATACAATTGTTATCATGTGGCTTGGTCGAGGAGAATTCTGTTGATAGTAAAGCTTTCCCTGAATATTCCAAATTAAAAAGCTCCCATGAGGTGAATGGGAATGGGAAGAGTAGTTTTCCGTTTGAAGATAGTTTTTCAGAGAAGGAATCCAATGTCAGCATTACAAGGAGAAAGAAGAGTACTAAAGGCAGCAAAAAGAAGAGAGTTTTGAGGAAAGTACAGGTTTCTGGTAAAGTTGACTCACTAGCATCACGATGGTTCCAATCTCTGAAAGCAGCCACTTTCAGTCTGTGCCGTGCATTTAAACAACCCATTATTTTGAG ACCAATGGCTTGGTTTTTCCTGGCGCATGTTTCCATTCCAAACCTCTCAACTGTGATGTTTTATTATCAAACCGAATTCTTGGACTTAGAAGCATCCTTTTTGGGCACTGCACGTGTTGTGGGATGGTTAGGCCTTATGCTTGGAACCTTCGTATATAATCGTTACTTAAAGAGAATGAAGTTGAGAAGAATCCTCAT GTGGTCTCAACTGGGTTTGGCTTTCATGACTCTGCTtgacattgttttggtgtCACGAGTAAATCTCACCTTTGGAATATCTGATAAGATTATGGTGCTCTGTGGCTCAGCTCTTAGTGATGCTGTCAATCAGTTTAA GTTTATGCCGTTCCTGATCTTATCCGGACAACTCTGCCCTCCTGGAATTGAGGGTACTCTGTTTGCTCTTTTCATGTCAATAAATAATTTGGGGTCAACGTTGGGGTCCTTTGTTGGTGCTGGATTGGCTTCAGTTTTGAGCATCTCTTCAGGTTCTTTTGACAACCTTCTATTGGGAATTGTCATTCAAGTTCTCTGCATCTTCATTCCAATtgctttcttgtttttaataCCAAAGGAAGCTACAGGAATAGAAGCTTAG